A section of the Flavobacteriales bacterium genome encodes:
- a CDS encoding dienelactone hydrolase family protein produces the protein MHHLLRLLPTLALLLPALLVAQPFAIGSRSLTFTDPTRGGRQIPCDVYYPATAAGANTPVAAGRFPVLAFGHGFVMTVGAYGNFRDAFVPEGFILVLPTTEGGFLPSHGNFGLDLAFVIGAMQQLDDDPGSPFFGRVFPTSALLGHSMGGGASFLGASGSSVVTTVVNFAPAETNPSAIAAAGAVTVPTLVFAGSEDCVTPPSSNQLPMYTASASACKAYVSITGGGHCFFANSNFNCSFGETTCGGPGSLTRAQQQDAAQDLALLWLKRYLKDDPAAGDAFADSLALSPRITAQSVFTDCPPIAVRAQVRALLDGPYDEVTDLMDDALRAQGLIPAVEPNSAAGFVHVGGGAGQSLDPALLAVVGPDAVVDWVFLELRDAATGSTVLATANGLVQRDGDVVAPDGGTPAFAAAPGGYRIAVRHRNHLGACMATGIALTREPVPVDLSDPQLAAFGADARRLRDGKALLWCGNAVRDTQLRYTGAQNDRDAMLVRIGGVVPTATVAGYWPEDATLDGLVRYAGAANDRDRLLQSIGGAVPTAVRNEQLP, from the coding sequence ATGCACCACCTGCTTCGCCTGCTCCCGACCCTCGCGCTGCTGCTGCCGGCGCTGCTGGTCGCCCAGCCCTTCGCCATCGGCTCGCGCTCACTCACCTTCACCGATCCCACACGCGGGGGGCGCCAGATCCCATGCGATGTGTACTACCCGGCCACCGCGGCAGGGGCCAACACGCCCGTTGCCGCGGGCCGCTTCCCGGTGCTGGCCTTCGGCCATGGCTTCGTGATGACCGTGGGCGCCTATGGCAACTTCCGCGATGCCTTCGTGCCGGAGGGCTTCATCCTGGTGCTGCCCACCACCGAAGGAGGGTTCCTGCCCAGCCATGGCAACTTCGGGCTCGACCTGGCCTTCGTGATCGGTGCGATGCAGCAGCTCGATGACGATCCCGGTTCACCCTTTTTCGGCCGGGTGTTCCCGACCTCGGCCCTCCTGGGCCACAGCATGGGTGGCGGGGCATCGTTCCTGGGCGCCTCCGGCTCCAGCGTGGTGACCACGGTGGTGAACTTCGCTCCGGCGGAGACCAACCCCTCCGCCATCGCCGCGGCGGGTGCGGTCACCGTGCCCACCCTGGTATTCGCCGGCAGCGAGGACTGTGTGACCCCGCCATCCTCGAACCAGCTGCCCATGTACACGGCCAGCGCCTCGGCCTGCAAGGCCTACGTGAGCATCACCGGCGGTGGACATTGCTTCTTCGCCAACAGCAACTTCAACTGCAGCTTCGGCGAGACCACGTGCGGCGGACCGGGCAGCCTTACGCGGGCCCAGCAGCAGGACGCCGCCCAGGACCTGGCCCTGCTCTGGTTGAAGCGCTACCTGAAGGATGATCCCGCGGCCGGTGACGCGTTCGCCGACTCGCTCGCGCTGTCGCCCCGGATCACCGCGCAGAGCGTCTTCACGGACTGCCCCCCGATCGCGGTGCGGGCCCAGGTGCGTGCGCTGCTCGATGGACCGTACGACGAGGTGACCGACCTGATGGACGATGCCCTCCGCGCGCAGGGCCTGATCCCAGCGGTGGAACCGAACTCGGCCGCAGGTTTCGTGCATGTGGGCGGTGGTGCGGGGCAGTCCCTCGACCCGGCGCTCCTCGCCGTGGTCGGACCCGACGCGGTGGTGGACTGGGTCTTCCTGGAGCTGCGTGATGCGGCCACCGGGAGCACGGTGCTGGCCACGGCGAACGGTCTGGTGCAACGGGATGGCGACGTCGTGGCGCCGGACGGTGGCACACCCGCGTTCGCCGCCGCACCGGGCGGCTACCGCATCGCTGTGCGCCATCGCAACCACCTCGGCGCATGCATGGCCACCGGCATCGCCCTGACCCGGGAACCGGTTCCCGTGGACCTCTCCGATCCGCAGCTTGCCGCCTTCGGTGCGGACGCCCGCCGGCTGCGCGATGGGAAGGCCCTGTTGTGGTGCGGGAACGCCGTGCGCGATACGCAATTGAGGTATACCGGTGCACAGAATGACAGGGATGCGATGCTGGTGCGCATAGGTGGCGTGGTGCCCACCGCGACCGTCGCCGGCTACTGGCCCGAGGATGCCACCCTGGACGGGCTCGTGCGGTATGCGGGCGCAGCCAACGACCGCGACCGGCTGCTTCAATCCATCGGCGGTGCGGTGCCCACGGCGGTGCGCAACGAGCAGCTTCCCTAG